The following DNA comes from Musa acuminata AAA Group cultivar baxijiao chromosome BXJ1-4, Cavendish_Baxijiao_AAA, whole genome shotgun sequence.
ACAATTATAATAAGCATCAGAGAATATATGCAGCATCATTCTTTTATGCCCTCGCACGTACGAGATTTGATCTGGATTCTGAAATAGAATTCATcacaaagaaaacaaataaactAATCACTTTCATGGATTAAAGATAATATATGTAAATCTGGCAAAAAGTAAATAACTGCCGATTGAAGACGAACAAGATCCATCAAACTGGTGCGTTGGTTCCTTCTTGCACATAAAAGCTAGAGAGTCCGCTCGCACCCTTTGGCAGCAGAGTGGGACTAGTGGCCCAACATTGCCTTCTTAGACAACATacataaacaaaacaaaacaaacaaacaacaaaGACAAGAAACAACCAAGATTGTTCTCAGTCTGAAAATGAAGTTATCAAGTAaaagaaaattacaaaaaaagTAAATGCAGATATTTTAGACCTCTATTGCGATTACATATATACTACTCATGTAAAATGCAGAGAAAAGATAGCTTACCAAAGAGCACCAAAGTATTTGATATAATTCTCTCATAACCCATGGATTATGCTACACTTTCAAAACCAAGACCATAAATCATTCACTAAATAATATTTGTACCTGTGGCAGTTGCACCAGGAAGAAGAGCAGAAGCGGGTGGGGCCATGTCAAAACCACTGATTCGTTTGCTGTTATTGGGAAATAAATTATTAACTCTGTTACTTGAAGGATTACAAGCAGAAGCAACAaggaaaacacaaaacaaaaaagaCTAACTCAAAGAAATTAGACAACATGGAATCAAATATCAAAATAACATTACCAAGCTAACATCTGGAAATGTCACCACATATCTCATAGTGGGTTACGGATCCACTGAATTATATCATAGGCTACTTTCCGAATGGTAAAAATTTCGTCACAAGCAAACAAATCTTTAAAGCATCAATACCCAGCAAATCATATAGCACAATCGAAACCAAAAGGCCCTATGATAGACCATGAGCAGAACTACAGAACTCATTTAACTGTTTGCCGCCAACCTCTCTACCCTCTTCTCTCCCTTCCATTATTATTTCTTTCCTGTTTATGCAACCAACAAGCATCATTGCTGCTGCTCTTCCTTTTCCCACTTCTCACCCCTCCCTCCCTTCATCTTTCTCTCTCTGCTGCCCTCACTGTTCCATTTTCCTCCCCTCCCACTTCTTGTATTGtctctcctcctctctccctcCATGGCTTAATTTATCAATTTAACACTATATTACCCATATAAATGATAACAACAGGTGTACACCAGTTAATCCCATCTGTCCATGGCTTATCCGTTGCTGTATATATTTGAAGTCCCAATAATTTGTCTACCACTCAGATGAGAAACCTGTTCAATACTGTTTGATCATTTCTTAACAAACAGGCCTCCAACAGTACAATCAAAAACCAAATAAGTTTAAATAAGTTTAGCCTATGTTGTAATTTGAGCAACACAGGGTCCATAATAATCCTTTACTAAAGCAGCAAAATACTTGCATGACTTCAGTTATTGCATCAAAAAAATTACTTCAATTGAAAAAAGCAAAGATGTGCCACTGATTATTTTCaccatatgtaatattatcatttcagtTTCCCCTGCGGAATTAACAAATTTCAATTGCAACTTAAACCAAAATCAAGAATAAAAAGTGACCTATATTGCTATAACTGCTACTACAAACTCCATGAGTTTTGGGCATGCTATCCAAACTGGACGTTAATATACATCCTAAAACCCAAGGCTTAACATCATCCAAAAGAGAAATAtaaatttgaaaatccaaaaatacaTCAATCTGGAACTGAGGGTAACACCACTATAGCCAAACAAATAGCATAAAGAGTAGCTACAGATGATGATAACACAAATAAGTAAAGCCTAAAATCAACAGGTGTATAAAGAAAATAAATGACTTAACAAGTCAAATTAAACCTTGGCAAGAGTTAAAATACAAggtaagccaaaaaaaaaagttgttgCATATGTAATGCATAATTTACCTCTTTGATCTTGAACGAGAACGAGACCTTGATCTTCGACTGGATCTACCCTTTGATCGAGACCGAGATCGTGACCGATGAGACCGTGAGCGATGACTACGATGCCCATCTCTATCTttgtctctatctctatctctatcaTGATCCCTGTGCCTGAAAGGATCATTACGATAGAAAATGAGAAATCCTACATCATGATTTATTTCCTTCCTCAAAAGTGAGGATCAAAGAATTATTTTTCAAGATAATTCAACGACGAACAATGTCCTCTTGGATAATACATTTGAATATACAAGTTAAAGCACTTCCTTGACACTTAAAATATGCTATTGAATTTGGATCAAAAATATTTTACTCATAAGTAATATCAGATTTTTCACTAAAAGTTGCAAATAGTAACAGATTATactcttagagatgaattccaaACACCTACCAAGCAAATCTTGCAAGTTTCATGAGTAGTCACATTAGAAAAATCATCAAATTGTTTTTATTATCCCCTTCTGTAGATTAATAAAGAATGTAAGAAACTGCTTCTGCTTGCCTAAAAGATCCAAACAAGTTTTCAATTATAAGCCCTTACAATTTTCATATTTAGTATTATACATCCTACTAAAAGTGGTCTGGTATTTTTGTTGATATGCATACAACCAATTAAAAAaacaaatatctataaatagcttCTCAAACAAAGTCACTCTTAAACATCTTGTTTAATAATGGAAGAACTATATTTGATTCAAAAGCCATAGAAGTGCCTTTGAAAGCAACTTCAAATAAAAGCCTGCAGTTTCTTAAACCTTCTTTATTGGTTCATGGTTCATGGTTCATGCAGGATAGCCTTAATTGGTTCGCTCTTTTGCATCCATGTACATGTTAAATCATCTATCCGGATCATTTAGGACTTCACATACATTTTTTTGTCTTGTTAGTCATTAACTTTGTGTTTAATTTGGCCAAAATATTAATAGTAGATAACTTATAGAAGTTTTGAACTCAGTGATGCTTCAATTAACGAATGGGTCATCGAATCAAAAGGAATATACTGATTTTGTAACTATGATACTAAACAATACCTATCAAATAACATCTCCAGTTAAAAGATCTGGAATATGCATTATCAATATTCAATACTAACAAATACCAAGAACATGGAACAACAAAGTCTAATCAACGTTACAAGGGAGACATAATGATCTTGGTAACAATAGTATATATATTGACTACATTGGACTAAGGCACTAAACATATATTCGGTTTGCACTGAATCTTCTTCCCAAAATGAAACAACAAAAGGTACTAAACAAAATGTACAAAAATATATGTAATATTATAGAATACTACAAAATCAAAGCAATCAATATAATGTTACATGAAAAAAACAAAATATAGGTAAATTTCTATTAAGTGAATCAAGCTCcaataacaacaggagaaaaatatCCATGTATACAAGAAATGCATAAACACCCATCTAAAATAATGTATAAGTTTCCAACTCAATAATAAATGTCAACAAAATACCACACTGTTTCGAATTTGACTatcatcataagataaatattACAACAATAGAAATCCTTGACACTACAAAGTCCCAACAAAAATAACCATGATGTAATGATTTAGGATTTCTTACAGTCCTGAAACCTGTAATATTAGTCATTTACATGTGAACCAAaatttgtaaaatattattctgaCATCAAAATAATCTTGTGTAATTCCTTCCAATCGAGAATCATCGTTTTGTCCACCTAGTCACCATGCAAAGCAGCATACACTGATTGGCAAGAAATGGCACAGAACTTATTATTGATTGTTACAAGCTAATCATATTGCCAAGACACATCATCAGTGTGGCATGAGAGCCTCAGACCAATAACTAAGGAGATCAATACGCTTGACATATCCTTTTAGATATGATGAAACATATTATTAAGTTACCTCAGTTCTTGTTTGAATATGTATTACACAATTAGTAAATTCATGCTCCAATTTTTGCATACACTTCAGTATTTAGAAATCAAACAGATGCAAACATTACATCTGCTGCACAAAACACTGTTATGATAGTAGTATGTCAAAGAACAAGTCTAGTTAACCGTAAGATTCAAATAGTTCATATAGCTTTCTCAACTAATTCCACCTAATTTAATTTTACCCCACAAATAGAAGGAATTGGTGCACCACATGATTAAGTAATAGGAAATGATGTTAAAAAATGTTGATCGCAGATTGATATTGGACAAATAATTTGGTTTTTCTAGTATTCATTATCTATGAATATGCTTAAACATATTTCAGCTACTTGCATAGCTACAAAGAAATACAAAATATATGATTCATTCTTAACATATACTGCCATTGCTAAAACTTTTAGTCACTTTGATCTTTATTTAATTTTCCAAAATTTCTTTTAAGTTCTTTGCTTTATCCAAATAATACTACCACCAAGGCCAAATATGGATTCTTAACATATACCGTCCAATTCTTTGTTTTAGGTAATGGAAGAAACAATTAATCACCAAAAAGTCATCAAAGCACTAACTGATGCACTGACCAAAAGACATCACATAAAGTTATCTATGCACCCTTATGCAAGAATGTAAATGAGCAAAGAACTTTCTATAGTTCACAATACTGTCTTCAGCTAGTATATCCCTATAATTGGGAGCAGGTCATCCACATGAATAAAGGGCTATTTTTAAAGTAATATAACTAAGATATGTCAAATCAAACTCCAGAATGATCAAACCCACTGATTGATAAAGAATGGAGGCCCATTCTAGCAAGCATGGTAATGATGCTTGTTAATCTAACACTCATGGGCATTCTCTTGGGAATCAGGTACTATATTGTTCGGAACCCTGCCAATAGCTCAAGCTAAGGAACTTTATGCCTATTTCATGGTGCTTCACATTGTAGATTTGACAATACTAGTCAAAATAAGATACACCGTTTACCAGTAATAGACTTATTGTCATCATACTCCTAATTAGTTGACAAAACTTGATAGATTGAGTAAACTTGTCTGGCCAATAATATTTTCTAGATGCAGAACAGCATATCTAAAAACCTCTCCATGAGGATAATCATCGAGTTAAGAACAAACcacaaaataaagaaaatcatgACCTACAAAACCTGGGAGAATAAGGAATGCATTCTAATAATTGACTCAATGAGGTTCCGAAAATTCATCAGCTGGAAAATAGATGGAACTACAACATAGAAAGCTAACTAAAAGGTATTAGATTCCTCACAAGTGACTAACTATCTAAGATAGAGGTGAAGAGCTAACAGGCTTGCTAAAGAAACATATCCTTTATTTAAAATATGGTGTAGAAAAATTAACCAAGAATAATCTAATGGAATTTAGGACAAAAGAGTCAATTCTTTGTTTACTAATTTGGTTACTTAAAAGCATGGAAATTGCTCTATCCAACATGTTAATTTGGCCACTCGACCCAGCTTTGAAACCTTACGTCTGCCGCCTTCATCCATAATCTCCTTCGCTGAGCTCTCCTTCCCCACCTTCCTCCATAACCGCTGgttactcctcttctccttcccccaccttcctccatatatattttttatattttaatatcctGGAGTGCCTTGTTTCGCTCAGACAAGCGCCTAGCACCTCAGGCATTTTGAGACCTTGGTTCCTTttgacacttagcaattttagaaACACTGTTTTTTGCAGAACAACTATTAGCATGAAGACAGTTTATACTTTGGATAATCTGCCTATATCCATGAAGCAGCAGTTCATACCCATTAATTAAAAGCGTACATACACATACATGGACAAGTATGGTACTTACTGTTTCCAATTTCCAATTACAAGGGAAACAAGGAGAAAACATAGATGTGGTAGTACCATATTTATCCAACTAGAATATTTGGTTATAACTTATAGGGTTTTGCTTTAGTAGGGGAAAAAACTAAGAGCATATCTCAATGTACCTATCGTACTCTCGACCATGGTGACGATCATGATCATCAGATCTATCTCGATCACGCTCCCTCCTTTCACTTCTGTCCTTGTGGTCTCTATGATGGCCATCACGATCCCTCTCGCGATCTCGATCTTTGACCCTGTCTCTGTCCCGTTCCCTATCCTTGTCACgctccctctccttctccctgCCTCTTTCTCTTTCCTTGTCTCTGCTCTTTGAGGACCCTCTCTCACGTCCATGGGAATCATACTGCAGAAATGAACTATGTTAGTGAAGCTTCATCAAGAGCACCAAGCAGCATACATTGCATCAGATAAGGAACACAAACTGCTGGAAGGACTAATATGGCAAAAAATCTagcaattttgaaaaaaaaaaaaaaaatactgaacCAACTGAAAAACACATACAAGAAAACCATCTTCAACAcaacaaaataagaaaagaaaaccatCTGCAACCCAACAAAATAAGCAGCAGATAGATGGGAGATGAAACATAAAATAAATAGAACTCAAGACAAAATGTACATGATGAAGATAACGATTTAGAAAGTCAAAAGAACTGAACTTTACACCTGAAACCCTAACACCTAAAAAACCAAACCAAAAAAGCAACACCTAATTGGGAGATGAAACCTAATACAAATAAGAATAAAAACCAACCGAACATGTTAAAGATGGCAGTTTAAAAATCCAAAGAAATCATATTTTACACCTGAAATCCTACAACCTATCAAAATCATCATTTTATTACAATAAACAAACTAAGAGATTATATTTCATGTACACTTTCGATTTTGTGGTCTGTATGAATCAAGTAAATAAGGGCATAATTACGTTTCGAAAGACACAAAATCAATAAGAATGGATCTGGCGGATAAAAGTTGACATCCAATAGCAGGGCGTCTTCTTGGAGACCTCCTAGTCTTTCATACTGAATGAACATATGAGTGTCCAAGAAAGTAAACATGAAACACTAAATAAACACTCGATCAAACGCCAGTCCACGTACATGTGCAAGGTAGTAATTAAAAGGACAAAATAACTAAAAATTGCACCTGAACCCTACAATCTAACCAATCATCGATCGGGTTGGTATATCTACTAATAAACCAGCGATGCTGAAGCACGTTCCCCGAACGGGATTCAACTATCAGAAATTGCAGCAAGAAACAATTCCCAAGATCAGTCGCAACAGAAACGGCATCTTTTTACACACATTTTAGAAACGGAAAGGCGAAATCCACCGTCTGAAGTGGAGAATCGGACGCCAAAATACCATGTAAACGAATAGTACCTGAGATCTGGAATCGCCGAAGTAATCGAAACCGCTGCCCTTCGCCGGAGGCGCGGCCGCGCCGTACTCATTGTACTCCTCACCGTTGCCCTCATACCTCTCTCCGTAGTCCGGCATCTTCGATAACCCCTCGTATCTGTCTGCGTCTTCTTCTTTCCCCTCGAAGCCTTTGCTTCGGATCGCGCAAAGGCAGTGGTTTTTAGGGCTTCGAGCGAAGCGGGTGGAGGTGACCGCCTACGTCTCCCGAGCTTCGTACTAATAGGTATGCTATCGGATCATGTCGGATCCGGATCCATATCATTACCGATCCGTACCCGGTATCCAGAGACCGGTTATCCAACCCGGATTCGCGTACCGGCACCGGGCGGCGGGCGGGCGGCGGGCGGCGGGCGGCGGGCGGCGGAACAGTTTCCTCTCGTGAGAAGTTTATCTAATATATACtgtatttataaaatgaatataaAGGATATGCAATtaatttttttggaaaaaaataattataaatatccTTTTATGTTAAGGGATGTGTTGATCGCTTCAGAcactttggatatatatatatatatatatatatatatcattccgAGTGAGGTAGAGGAAAGCTCAATTGGTATGATCATTTGAGCTATACTCCTTGTTGGGATATAATTATCTTTGATCATTGTGAAATTATCATTGATTCGATCTAGAGATTTTATCAAAGGGGACATTTCATTGATTCGATCTAGAGATTTTTTTTAAGGTTCTTCCTTTAATACCAAACAATCCGATATAGTGAAATTAATTCGacctagtctttttttttttgaagtattgTCACATTATAAagagagaaaaggaaaaaagctTATGAAGAATTTTACTCGAGAGCAAAAAAATACATATTtcctaatatcccatggtccaatGGGGAAAAATAATGAAACATGCCTGTATCTTACATTATGTATCTTAATTCAgggctaaaaatatttaaatctcgtATCTTGTTTCCTCTATTGCTACAAACTCTATTCCTACAAAAGATGATGCATCCGACATGATTATTCCTTGGACGATCAAGTCTGTAATACCTATAAGTTGAGCTCAATGGATTGAATTTAGAAGATCAAACTTTAATTGGTCAGTAAAATAATGATCGTTATATTTATAGTTGTTAACCATGGCCCAAGGTTTAAGTCTCCTTGTAGCACCAAACAAGTGATCAGAGTCATCACTAGCGATGCAACTTGTGATGACACCATAAGAAGAATTAACAACAAAAAGGAATAATAGAACATGAATAGTGAGTGATGCATATCATATGAACATagtatttaataatttaataataaaaataatcacaTAATGGGTATATACGCCTGGAAAAATATAATCTGCATGCAATTTCCACACACAACATAAGATGCCATAATGGGTATGCCTTGGAAAAAGacatttatttattattgaaagcATCATAAAATCTTCATATCATCGTCCCCTATTAGAAACTGGGTTTACATCAAGATGATGAGAATCCTCAACCTCATACTTGAGTAGGGCTTTAGTCGTCCTCTTTGCTACTATCATGCCATCCCGCCACTCATGGCTGTTCTTATTATCTGGAACAAAGCTGCAAACAAACACAAGAATTAAATCATATCAGCACCATACGAAAACATCACACAAAGTCACGAGTTTCCAATGGATCAGCAAGCAGTCGGATCAATAATAGAAAGCTTCTCAGTTTCTCACAAATTTCTACGTGATAAGTTGACAAAGAGATATCATGAGAGGGACCTCGTTTGACACTTTTCAAACACCCCATTGGCAACAGCCTTAGGTAGTCCTAAATCACCCATTTATTTGTGATTTAAAAGGAATATAACATTATAAAAGTACAAAATGGAATCTTCTTAGTAGAAGATCTAACATGGGACTTTCAGATTATAAAAGTTCAAAACAGAGAATTTTTTGTTCAGTGTCATCATAATGAATACAGTCCTAATACAGATCAGCCAATTTGTGAACCAAATTATACTTGCACACCTTTATTTGGCTTAAATTTTCTATGCATATCAAAAACTAGATGCATATGCAAATGGAAAGATAAGGAACCAAAAAAGGAAACTATTATGGTCTCATGGTTAAGAAAGATGAGATTCACATGACATACATGATCCGACAACCACGAAGATAAAGAATCCAAGCAAGATAGGACCAACAGGATAGTTATCTCCTTTCTTTGTTGTTTTCTCTGGAACAGAGCCCCTCTTTGTGACATTCTTCTGAAACTTTGCAATTTTCCTGTCAGCAAGACGCCTTGACGTAGTCTGCACAGTAGCGGTCCCATCAGAGTATACATTTCTTAGCATTTTTACCATTTATCAGAGTATGCATAGTAAGTTGTACACAAATATCTATTGCAGCAATAGAAAATCAAATCATGGAGATAATTGATTACCAGAGCAAATGGGCTTCTTGGGACCAAATACTTTAACTACCAGAGTGAATAAGCATACAGCTAGAGACCAAAAAATCCATAGTTCTGAACAAGCTTTCACCTTTGCAACCAAAGCTACGGTGAAGGCTATACCATAAAGAATTGGAAAATCATCTAAGAAAAATCTCAAGTTTAGAAGCCTAATTGCAAAATGAAATTCACAGTGAAACATGGACAGCCCTGTGCTGTTCATCTCAACCAACCTCAGTCATGGCTAAACACTACAAAAACAATTCTCCTAAGTTATAATAAACTAAAACGAATTTCAATTGTAAAAATAGTAAGATGACAATAATCAGTTAATTTGCTGGGGGAGAAAACTGAagtgaaaaatcatatcataactgcTCACACATGGCCAAACCATTTTCTTCCCAACTTCATGGgcagaaaaaaattaattagtcCGGATAATTTTAAACGCAAACTTTCCTTAATTTTTCTTCCTAAGCTTTCTTTCCAAGaaagtaaaaggaaaagaaaggcaaTAAgataaaaactatatatataaactaaaagAAAACCACTTGATCTTTCCTTGTTTGGACCAAATAAAGAGAAAGGAAGGATCAGTCACAACTCTCTTTTTTTGCTTCAATTCTCTCCACTtttgggaagaaagaaagaaaaaaaaagtcttttGAAAAAGTGTTGGTTCTCTCCACCTATCTCCCAGGATTTATAACCAAACAAGAGAAAGTCTCTCTCCACTTCTCTTGTTAATGCATTGAAAAGAGAGTATCCACTTTCTCTCCATCCAAATACTTTCGAAAGAGATTCCATAAATATATatagagaggaagagagaaagagaaacatGCAAACAAATCAAGTTGAGACACCCAAGAACTCATTTAATTACAGACTATTACTAAGTGATCACGATCTCTAATAGGGTATATTCTGATACCACCCCCGTAGCAACAATCAACAATCGCGTCAGCGCCATGCGACGCCTCAAGGCTGAGATGGTGCACTGCGTGAACGCAACACCTCGGACTCAGATGGGACGATCACCTGTTCCCGCACTATCCGAGGTTGTACAAGACGACGCTACATAGTATAGAGCCACTCCAAAAAGCTCGGAACGATGCCGCACAGGGCTGATCCGTGCAGGTCGGTCGGCGCCCGCATGGAAGGTACGAGTCGACCGCCCGAGAAGTCGGCGGCCATTAATGGATCATGTACGACCAACCTTCGTTCACATGTATAAAAGCCAACCTCCTAACCAGCGTCAGGGGTCGGACTTCAAACACCTCAACTCCCCCTAACTCCACTCAACACTGACTTGAGCTTCGACGAGTCAGGAATCTCCCTCCCGACCTCAGACTGTGTGCAGGAACTCGACGACGAAACAGCAACCCGACGGGGGAGGAAGAGAAACTCCTTGCTCTACCTTGGATCGATTCTGGAGATAAAGCTTGGACCCGACCTGATGTTGACCACCCCAGTTCGAGCAACCATGTGGGTGGCTCTGCGCACTCGGGATCAGACCAAGCCGTGTTGATCCATCGGCCACGACACAAAGTTGCTCAATGTTTTTGGCGCTAGGAGGAGGGCCCGATGTCGTAGGAGCATCCTCCACCAAACAACCCTAGCGAACGCCCTGGCGAGAAGGCACCCGCCACCATTTCCACCTTTGCCCTCGAAGGGCAGCTCCCCACTCTCCCGTATATGGATGGAAGCGCCTCGGCTCAGACTCCGGGGCGCTATTGCTGTTTGTTCAACGACCCTAAGCTTGTCTCTCGGGGCTAGCGCGGGATAGTTGGTCGTCTCCGCCGAGGCGTTCCTCAACCTCACCCACCAGGTGCAAGCGTTAGCTGGGATGATGCAGACCATCGCACCCCTCATACCCCAGCTAGCTCAGCAGACAATTCTTCCCCCACGATCGTCACCCGTGATCTAACCTACGCTCATCCCTACACCTCACAATGCCGCCCCGGTTGACCAACCACCTCTGGCTCCAAATGCCCGGGCACCCACGATCC
Coding sequences within:
- the LOC135650964 gene encoding uncharacterized protein LOC135650964, which gives rise to MTTSRRLADRKIAKFQKNVTKRGSVPEKTTKKGDNYPVGPILLGFFIFVVVGSSLFQIIRTAMSGGMA